The window ggcacagtggctcatgcctgtaatcccagcactttgggagaccaaggcaggtggatgacctaaggtcaggagttcgaaaccagcctggccaacatggtgaaaccccatctctactaaaaacagaaaaattagctgggcatggggcaggtgcctgtaatcccagctactcgggaggctgaggcagaattgcttgaacctgggaggcggaggctgcagtgagccaagattgtgccactgcattccagcctgggtgacaagagcgaaactccttcttaaaaaaaaaaaaaaaaaaaaaaaggctgggtacggtggctcacgcctctaatcccagcactttgggaggctgaggtgggcggatcacgaggtcaggagatcgagaccatcctggccaacatggtgaaaccctgtctctactaaaaatacaaaaattagccaggtatggtggcgggcacctgtagtcccagctactctggaggctaaggcaggagaatcacttgaacccaagaggcggaggttgcagtgagcagagatcgtgccactgcactctagcctgggtgacagagcaaggctccatctcaaaaaaaaaaaaaaaaagtcaaggctgTTCTGCTGCAGAGAGGCCATATGGAAGAGGACTGAAGtgccagacatgtgagtgaagaaGCCATCTTAGACATCCAGCccagttgagccttcagatgactccAGTCCCAGCCACCATCTAACTACAACTACCTGAGACCCCTAGAAGAGTCACCTTACTGAGCCCAGTCAACCCACAGGGCCATGAAAGAGAAGACTGAATtgtggttttaagccactaagttttaagGTGTTTGCTACACAGCAATATATAGCCAGAACACCCAGGGAAGGTTGCAGCAGCCCTTTTAAAGCTTTTGACACCCCCACCCCATATCCCCTTCACAACACAATCAACACTAGCAAGTCAGACTTTCAGCCCCTTTAATTAGGTGCTCTGAGAAGAGGTCAGAatggcaggcaggggtggggaaggTGGTGCTTCTTGAGCCCCACTTAGCAACTGGTCACTCATCCTCTGGCAGCTGGATCTTGCTGGGGTCGAAGCAGTTGGATTCCATGATGGGAAGGCCATTGGCCTCTCGGTATTTCACAAGCCTCTCAGCTTCGCGGCGGGACCACTCTTTCATCCTGGCAGTGCAAATAGCAGGGGTAGACGTGAGGGAGCCTCAATTGATACCAATCCCTCATCTCAGCTCCCCATTCCCAATGGTGCAGGAACAAGACTCCTGGCAGAGTCCCCTtcaacctccatccctgcctctgcctcctacccATCCCACGCTCTTGGACACCCCATGCACCTGTAGTCAGGCAGATAGGCCACAAAGGTGCTGCCAAGGACCAGGATGATGGAGACGCCAAAGAAGAAGACAAGTCGCATGTTCCAGACGTCCAAAACGGGGTCCTTGTCATAACCATGGGAGTCTGGGTTCTGTTGAGAAATAGAGGTCAATGAGGGCTTCCTGCTGCTCCACAAAGCCTTATTCTGGCCCTGCATAACTTGGTCTCCATGTGCCCCTCTCACTGAATTCCTCTGTTTCCATTCTTAGGATATATCAAGCTCCTTCCCACTGCAGGGCCACTGCACTTGctgctctctctgcctggaaagccTTTCTTCCAGCTCTAGTCATGGCTGGATCTGTCTCCTCATTCAAGGTTTTAGATTCATCACCACTTCCTTCAGGAGGCACTCCTAGTTACCTTGTCTTTCAAAGTTGAAGCATAGGAAACTGCTATTTTTATACTTCACAAATGGTTGAATACTGGCAATTTCTTATAGCTCAACCTAATGAAATAGCCCCCTACACCCAAGTCATTCTCTATCCACTTACCTTGCTTAACTTTGTCTTCATATCCTCTcttccttctgtgtctctttctagTCTACGTTTACCTAAGTAGCATACCTTCCCCATTCTCTGTATATCATACATTCTCAtgttatattatctattatactactttgtattattgttttctaatattttactgtttattttctgtcttccccaCTATCATGTAAGCTCTATGAGAGCATGGGCTTTGTCTGATTTCcacactgctgtatccccagggcCCTGAACTGAGCCTGGCGTACAGCAGGCCCTCAATACATATTTACAGAATGAACAAGCATCCTATATATCCAAGCCCCTTAACCAGAGGTTAGTACTGATGAagtacttattatgtgccagtcTTTTCACATAGAAACACCTCACAATATCTCAGTGAGGTGAAACATGGCAATAATAAACACATTCTAGTGCTGAGTACATATTTATGAAGTGCCAGCTGCTGTTCTGACCATTTTTACTCATTTAATTACATGAGGCAGGTGGGGTGTCCTATTTTTTAGAAGATGTCCTATTACTGTTCCCATcttacagacaaagaaactgaggcaccaagGGTTTACGCTACCAAGATCACATGGGTGGATAACCGTCAGTGCTGCCTGATTTCACAGCGTCTGCTATTAATACAGCACAGCAGACCTGGTAGCCCTAAATTCAAATACCAGTTCCACCTCCACCATGTATTCAGTTATGTGAGCTAGGGCAATCCACTTAacatctctgtgtctcagtttcctcatctgtaggatGAGTATAATAATAGAGCCCACCTCGAAATGGGGTTTGTTTTGAGGATAAGATGAGCTAATGCACGTCAAGTGTTTAGAACACAGACGGGgctggagcggtggctcatgcctgtaatcccagcaccttgggaagccgaggcgggaggcgggaggatcgcttgagccaggagttcgagaccagcctgggcaacatagcgagatctcgtccctataaaaaaaaaaaaaaagaatgcagacgGCAACGAGCAGTGCCATATCGGTGTTTAGTATTATCATTGTTGTACTATACTGCTTCTAACGTGTTTTGAGCGCTGTCCACTTGAGGTGTGATTTCTGTCTGCAAAATAAAACCAATCCTGCCTCTGGCCCTGGAACGAAGATATCGAGAGACAAAGGAGGAACACAAGGTAGGCAAAATTCCCAAGTCTTCTAGGCTTTCGCCGGCCGCGCAGTCCTCTACTGCCTAAGAACGTCCTCTACAGCGCCCCATCTGCCGATCCCGGACTGACCCCTTCGGGGTTCCGTCCCCCCCTACCCCCCCGCCTCTCACCTTCTCATACAAGTTTTCGTCCTCGGGGTCTAGGTCCTCTTGCCACTGTGTGGTCGGTTCCGGGAGCCGCTTTCTCGCCACAGCGGACGGGGCGACCACAGTCCTGGAGAAGCTAGATTCCCAGCGAACGCGGGCGGCCGGGAGCCCTCGCGTCGCcgctgccgccaaaagacggcgAGCGCTCAAACCAAACAGCCCAGCCGCCATGACAGATGGTGCTGCAGGGTCTCAGGGGCGGGGACGGAAATGCGACTGTGCGCAGCTGCAGTGGGTGCGAGCGCGACAATTATCGCCCCGCCTCCGCCACGCTATATAGGTCCCAGATCTGATTTTGTTTTCCAATGAGGCGGGGCGTTGAGCAACCCTCTTTGCCTCCAGTTGTCGTGGCTTCGTGGGGCCAACCGTTTTCGGCCAGGCTGAGAAATTTCTTATTGATGGGTCTGCTCATTTCCTGCATAGGAAGAAATCGGTGACATTTGGGTGGATACAGTTCCCAGCCAATCGCCCAGAGTTCCCTCGCCCATTGGGGAAAGAGGCGGAGCTTCCGCTAGTCTTTCATCTTCAAAGGAAATCAAGCTTCTAAAAAGCGGGCCCTGCCGGATTGGCCAATAGCTACTCCTTTTCTCCACTAGGGGAGCGTTCGCAAGGGGTGTGGGGAGGTGGCTAGCGCTTGCCAATCAGAGGAGGCCAGGGCTGTCCCCTAGCGGGCGGTGACCAATCGCCGGGGCCGGCCAGAGCGCGCTTCCTTAGTAGGTGGATGGTGGTCGGAGCGCCGACTCCCTTCTCGTCGTCGCCATTTTGAGCTGGTGACTGTGGCCGGCTGGGAGTAGGCGGCAGTGAGTTTCCCTGGGAGGGCAGCGCGCTTGGCGCTTCTCCCCTCCCCCCGATCTGCCTCCAGTCTCGGACTTGGTTGTTGCGCGCTCCGGCTCCGGCTGAGCTGGGAGAGTTGGAGGAGGTGGCGGCGGGCCGAGGTGATGTCTGGGAGCCCTCCCTTGACAGCCCGGGCCGAGAAGGTGAGCGTCGACGCTGGTCGTGGGGGCGGAGGTAAGGGGCCCGGGGCGGGGACGTAGAGGAGGCGCGAGGGCGGACTTCGGGTCGGGGGAGATGCGCGGAACGGAGGGGTTCGTGCAATGTCTCAACCCGGGagggtttttgtggggtttttttgtttttttgttttttttttggtttttttttttttggtgtgagcAAAGGCGCGTGCGCGACTGGGACATGGGATGGGTGCATGCcggttgggggaagggagggacggATGGGAGTGGGCTACTGTGGATCACTGTGTCGGCTACACCGAAGTTTATCAGTGGGGAAGCGGTTGTCTGCGACTTTGAGTTTGTGTATAGGAGAGGGGATGCTGCTCTGTGTTACTCTGGTGTTTATCGGTCCATGGGGAAGTGTTCTGTGGTTCTGGTCTCTATTCCTGGGGGATCGGAGGGAGGATGTGACTCTGGTCTTTACTTTTTGGGGGGGGGGTCTGTGACTCTGATCCTTATCCATGGGGCGGGGCTTGGGGGACGACTGTCTTGTGATTGACCCTAACCCACTTATTGGGTGGGAAGGGGCATGCAGGGAATATGTGTGTGACTCATTGCCCCTTCTTTTGGGGAGTTTGTATCTGTGACACTGACGCTCATCCATGGAAAGGGGACCCACTGTGTAATTGTGGTCCTTACTGTGTGTTCCTTCTGTGATGTGGGCCCGTAGTTATTTGGGGCTCGTGTCTGTGACTGGCCCTTGGTTGTGGTGGATGTTACTGTGTGACTCTGGCTCCTTTGCCAGAGTCTCTTGAAGGTTTTTGTGCTCTCAGCCGCCAGTGCCTCTGTGTGATTCTAACTCTTGCCCACCTGGGAGCAGGTAACTCGGGTTCCCTGTGGcttgaggaggaagagaaaattggagtgtgtgtatctgtgtgtgtgcacgcgcataGAGCAAAGGTGTGGCAGCAACCTAGTGTTGAGCAGGTGCTATTATTGCCTGGCTTTACCTGATTCCTATTCAGAGGGTGGGGCCTGAAGATCTGGGATTCATCCTGACCTCTGGCTGGGTCACAGGGTTCTCAGGACTCCCTGAGTTCTCACCACAGCCTTGAGGGTTGGATGAAGTGGCTGCTGCTCCATCCCAGTAGAAGAGCACAGTG of the Pongo abelii isolate AG06213 chromosome X, NHGRI_mPonAbe1-v2.0_pri, whole genome shotgun sequence genome contains:
- the NDUFB11 gene encoding NADH dehydrogenase [ubiquinone] 1 beta subcomplex subunit 11, mitochondrial, which produces MAAGLFGLSARRLLAAAATRGLPAARVRWESSFSRTVVAPSAVARKRLPEPTTQWQEDLDPEDENLYEKNPDSHGYDKDPVLDVWNMRLVFFFGVSIILVLGSTFVAYLPDYRMKEWSRREAERLVKYREANGLPIMESNCFDPSKIQLPEDE